The genomic segment CCAATACCGCCGCGCTGGTGACCAGTTCGTATCGCTCAGAGGCGTCGGCCCACCACTGCCGCGTCCACTTCCGCCGTGCGACAATTTCAGGAGCCGTGCGCCTTTCCGCGTAGAAGCTGGGTATCGTAGTCTCAACGTACACGCGTGGTTTGCCCACGGTTATACGATACCTGACAACAACACCTCTCGTCGTCCCCGGTTGGACGAAGCTGGCGTACCGCCTTGGCCAGGGCGATCAAGGCACCGGCATCGCTTATGACACGAGCCTCGGATAGATAGCGCCGGTTCGCTGCATGTGGTTTGGCGCCCCGTGTCGGTCAGCTGCGCGACGATCGCGCCCGCACCGCTCATCTGAGCGGCTTGCCGCCATGGGTTCCCATGCGGCCTGCCCCGCCGCGCAGGCGCGGGTCGAGCAGGTCGCGCACCGCGTCGCCGAACATGTTGAAGCTGTACACCACGACGGTCAGGAAGATGCCCGGCCACATGGCCAGCCACGGCGCCTGCTGCATGTAATTGCGGCCCTCGCGGCTCAGCAGGCCGCCCCAGCTCGGCACGTTCAGCGGCAACCCGAAGCCCAGAAAGCTCAAGCTGGCCTCGGTGATGATCACCGCGCCGACGGTGATGCTGAAGATGATGATGATGGGCGCCAGCACGTTCGGCAGCACGTGGCGCAGCACCGTATGCCAGGGCGGGCTGCCGACCGCCTGAGCAGCCTGAAAGTAGGCGTTCTCCTTAATGCCGATCACCGCACCCCGGATCACGCGCGAGCTGCCGATGCCGTAGGTCAGGCCCAGCACGATGATGATCTGCGGCGCACCGGTACCCAGGATCGACATGATGGTCATGAGCAGGAGCAGTCCCGGAAAGGCCATCCAGGCATCGACGAATCTCTGCGTCAGCAAGTCCAGCCGCCCGCCCACGAACCCTGACAGCCCGCCGACGACGGTGGCCACCACCACCGCCACCGTGGTGGCCGCGAAGCCGACCAGCAGCGACAGGCGCGCGCCGTAGATGTTGCGGCTCAGGAAGTCGCGCCCGGTGTGATCGGTACCCAGCAGATGCGCGGCCGAAGGGCCCTGCAGCCTCCGGGTCACGTCCTGGCGCTGCTCGGGGTCGGGGGCCAGCACGTCGGCGAACACGCTCACCAGCACGAACAGCACGATGATGACGGCGCCGAGCAGCCCCAACGGCTTCTCCCGGACCAGCCGGTAAAGAAAGTCCGCAAGTGGGCCGCGCCGGCGTCGGGCGTCGGCGCCGCCGGGATCGGCGATGTCGCTCACTGGTAGCGGATCCTCGCTGAAGTCGAACAGCCGCAGCGGCGGCGTCCAGCCCCACCAGAT from the Spirochaetaceae bacterium genome contains:
- a CDS encoding ABC transporter permease subunit, encoding MSTYFVRRLLLFIPTLLIVSMLVFLSVRLLPGDFVDILLSDPQYGATDDDLERFSEMLGLNVPAHIAYVQWMRGIVLEGTLGQSLLRGHKPVEIRILDRFPVTLELGVAALIIGLVIALPVGIYSAVRQDTLGDYAGRSVAIFGLATPNFWLALMVLIFPGIWWGWTPPLRLFDFSEDPLPVSDIADPGGADARRRRGPLADFLYRLVREKPLGLLGAVIIVLFVLVSVFADVLAPDPEQRQDVTRRLQGPSAAHLLGTDHTGRDFLSRNIYGARLSLLVGFAATTVAVVVATVVGGLSGFVGGRLDLLTQRFVDAWMAFPGLLLLMTIMSILGTGAPQIIIVLGLTYGIGSSRVIRGAVIGIKENAYFQAAQAVGSPPWHTVLRHVLPNVLAPIIIIFSITVGAVIITEASLSFLGFGLPLNVPSWGGLLSREGRNYMQQAPWLAMWPGIFLTVVVYSFNMFGDAVRDLLDPRLRGGAGRMGTHGGKPLR